One region of Termitidicoccus mucosus genomic DNA includes:
- a CDS encoding PrgI family protein encodes MNNGLRITDTNSANDSKGRALGFEGNDFLYVVIGIVAAIGIFLLLYGMFHAGLATAGGIAIPVFVIPTAWVMLFRRGKPDGYAEDFFDHLFNREGFCFSPDNQNPRGAPAASKRRPGHAQ; translated from the coding sequence ATGAATAACGGGCTGCGCATCACCGACACGAACAGCGCAAACGACAGCAAAGGCCGCGCGCTCGGCTTTGAGGGCAACGATTTTTTGTATGTTGTCATCGGCATCGTCGCGGCCATCGGCATTTTTCTCCTTCTCTACGGCATGTTCCACGCGGGCCTCGCGACGGCGGGCGGCATCGCGATCCCGGTTTTCGTGATTCCAACCGCATGGGTCATGCTGTTTCGCCGGGGAAAACCAGACGGCTATGCCGAGGATTTTTTCGACCATCTCTTCAACCGCGAGGGTTTTTGTTTTTCGCCCGACAACCAGAACCCGCGCGGCGCGCCCGCCGCGAGCAAACGGAGACCCGGCCATGCTCAATAG
- the rpsO gene encoding 30S ribosomal protein S15, protein MSTVIKPEIISEFKTHEKDTGSSEVQIALLTARINHLTEHLRTHRKDFHSRRGLLQMASRRRKLLDYLKRTNLPKYTEILQKLSLRR, encoded by the coding sequence ATGTCAACAGTCATAAAACCCGAAATCATATCCGAATTCAAAACTCACGAGAAGGACACCGGCTCTTCCGAAGTCCAGATCGCGCTGCTCACCGCCCGCATCAATCATTTGACCGAGCACCTGCGCACGCATCGCAAGGACTTCCATAGCCGCCGCGGCCTTCTCCAGATGGCGAGCCGCCGCCGCAAGCTCCTCGACTACTTGAAACGCACCAACCTGCCCAAGTACACCGAGATATTGCAGAAGCTGAGCCTCCGCCGCTGA
- the pnp gene encoding polyribonucleotide nucleotidyltransferase: protein MKQKHSVTVPGLGITFATGSLAHLANGAVTVTVGETIVFVSATAAENIKPGQDFFPLTVDYREKYAAAGRFPGGYFKREGRPSEKEILTSRLCDRPCRPLFPEGFLNEVQVIGLLLSADQVNESDISMVNGASAALAISDIPWGGPIAAVRVAQIDGQFVANPTIEQMYSSDLDLIYVGNEKDMLMIEGSAAQLPEDRFIEALEFAHQAIQPIIAAIKELVAVAGKPKRVFPLVTAKPEARAIIERVAGPKIVDAIFGKEKQVRAANVKALKEECAAALLAELGEGNFADHDIGIVFEDLQYKAYRKAVLERGVRADNRDATTLREITCEVGVLPRVHGSALFKRGDTQGLVITTLGPTKEAQDLDALTGGAKSKSFILHYNFPPFSVGETGRFGSPGRREIGHGALAERSLVPVLPPEDNFAYSIRLVSEIMASNGSTSMASICGGCLSLMDAGVPIIAPVAGISCGLMTENAPDGSISKWTTITDIIGEEDHFGDMDFKLAGTITGITGFQLDLKINGLPIEIAKKAIYQARDARIEILKKMLASIPAPRAQLSTYAPRIQTIQIDPEKIGLLIGPGGKTIRRIVEVTGAQIDIAEDDSGKVFIYSNNADSMNRAVQEIDGLCGGGAQIEVGKLYRGVVKGTKEFGAFVECLPGKEGLVHISELADFRVRRTEDVCKVGDEMWVKCIGIDERSNKVRLSRRAAMKEMEQQAGSGSEAPAADTPAN from the coding sequence ATGAAACAGAAACATTCCGTCACCGTCCCCGGCCTCGGCATCACCTTTGCCACCGGCTCCCTCGCCCACCTCGCCAATGGCGCGGTCACCGTCACCGTCGGCGAAACCATCGTCTTCGTCTCCGCCACCGCCGCCGAGAACATCAAACCCGGCCAGGACTTCTTCCCCCTCACCGTTGACTACCGCGAGAAATACGCCGCCGCCGGCCGTTTCCCCGGAGGCTATTTCAAGCGTGAAGGCCGCCCTTCCGAAAAGGAAATCCTCACCTCGCGCCTCTGCGACCGTCCCTGCCGTCCGCTTTTCCCCGAGGGCTTCCTGAATGAAGTCCAGGTCATCGGCCTCCTCCTCTCCGCCGACCAGGTCAACGAGTCCGACATCTCCATGGTCAACGGCGCCAGCGCCGCGCTCGCCATCTCCGACATCCCTTGGGGCGGCCCCATCGCCGCCGTGCGCGTCGCGCAGATCGACGGCCAGTTCGTCGCCAATCCCACCATCGAGCAGATGTATTCCTCCGACCTCGACCTCATCTACGTCGGCAACGAGAAAGACATGCTCATGATCGAGGGCTCCGCCGCGCAACTCCCCGAAGACCGCTTCATCGAAGCCCTCGAGTTCGCGCACCAAGCCATCCAGCCCATCATCGCCGCCATCAAGGAACTCGTCGCCGTCGCCGGCAAACCCAAGCGCGTCTTCCCCCTCGTCACCGCCAAGCCCGAGGCCCGCGCCATCATCGAGCGCGTCGCCGGCCCCAAGATCGTCGACGCCATCTTCGGCAAGGAAAAGCAAGTCCGCGCCGCCAACGTCAAGGCCCTCAAGGAAGAGTGCGCCGCCGCGCTTCTCGCCGAACTCGGCGAAGGCAACTTCGCGGACCACGACATCGGCATCGTCTTCGAGGACCTCCAATACAAAGCCTACCGCAAGGCCGTCCTCGAGCGCGGCGTGCGCGCCGACAACCGCGACGCCACCACGCTCCGCGAGATCACCTGCGAAGTCGGCGTGCTCCCCCGCGTCCACGGCTCGGCCCTCTTCAAGCGCGGTGACACCCAGGGCCTTGTCATCACCACCCTCGGCCCCACCAAGGAAGCGCAGGACCTCGACGCCCTCACCGGCGGCGCGAAGTCCAAGTCCTTCATCCTCCATTACAACTTCCCGCCCTTCTCCGTCGGCGAGACCGGCCGCTTCGGCTCGCCCGGCCGCCGCGAAATCGGCCACGGCGCGCTCGCCGAGCGCTCCCTTGTCCCCGTGCTTCCGCCCGAGGACAACTTCGCCTATTCCATCCGCCTCGTCTCCGAGATCATGGCGTCCAACGGCTCCACCTCGATGGCCTCCATCTGCGGCGGCTGCCTCTCCCTCATGGACGCCGGCGTGCCCATCATCGCGCCCGTCGCCGGCATCTCCTGCGGTCTCATGACCGAGAACGCGCCCGACGGCTCCATCAGCAAATGGACCACCATCACCGACATCATCGGCGAGGAGGACCATTTCGGCGACATGGACTTCAAGCTCGCCGGCACCATCACCGGCATCACCGGCTTCCAGCTCGACCTCAAGATCAACGGCCTCCCCATCGAGATTGCCAAAAAAGCCATCTACCAGGCCCGCGACGCCCGCATCGAAATCCTCAAAAAGATGCTCGCGTCCATCCCGGCTCCGCGCGCCCAGCTCTCCACCTACGCGCCGCGCATCCAGACCATCCAGATCGACCCGGAGAAGATCGGCCTCCTCATCGGCCCCGGCGGCAAGACCATCCGCCGCATCGTCGAGGTGACCGGCGCGCAGATCGACATCGCCGAGGACGACTCCGGCAAGGTCTTCATCTACTCGAACAACGCCGACTCGATGAACCGCGCCGTGCAGGAAATCGACGGGCTGTGCGGCGGCGGCGCGCAAATCGAGGTGGGCAAGCTCTACCGCGGCGTGGTGAAAGGCACGAAGGAATTCGGCGCCTTTGTCGAATGCCTCCCGGGCAAGGAAGGTCTCGTGCACATCAGCGAACTCGCCGACTTCCGCGTCCGCCGCACCGAGGACGTGTGCAAGGTGGGCGACGAGATGTGGGTGAAGTGCATCGGCATCGACGAGCGCAGCAACAAAGTCCGCCTCTCCCGCCGCGCCGCGATGAAAGAGATGGAGCAACAAGCCGGTTCCGGCTCCGAAGCTCCCGCCGCCGACACCCCGGCCAACTGA
- a CDS encoding DNA repair protein RecN produces MLQSLRIRNLALLEEVALEFEPGFTAVTGETGAGKSILLGALSLLAGERADKTIVRQGAPACEVEAALWFKNTKPLDALLAEFDLPACDDGVLILKRSLPREKAPRITVNGGLATLAALQRIGERWIDFHGPSEPRRLLKESCQLELLDLFGRTGGQLAAYQEKYYAWRGLRDERERVAQETRLSADQISFLETQLARLDALELAAEAVETLERDFQRQNSARELLELAAALSEGLNGEEGATARVAALVREARRLEALDPASKALADRLAAASVELSDLGAEFESLGGEYQFDPEQAEALQEKMDTWLEARRKHGGDLPSVLAARDEMRRRLEIQGDIEGALAKLDQAIADAAREMTKAASALRLAREKVAKELAKAAAKGIAQLGFRKADFQVKIVSLAGPGPAGDCGCEFLFSPNVGEAVLPLNRVASSGELARVMLALKTVLAGLDGVPVLVFDEVDANVGGEIGRVVGEKMAGLAGGHQVFCVTHLPQVAAQAASHLVVTKDQSKERVQVRIEAIHENRKARVSELARMLGDRAAKSALAHAEELLGKG; encoded by the coding sequence ATGCTCCAATCGCTCCGCATCAGGAACCTCGCCCTGCTCGAAGAAGTCGCGCTCGAATTCGAGCCCGGGTTCACCGCGGTCACCGGCGAGACCGGCGCGGGCAAGAGCATCCTGCTCGGCGCGCTCAGCCTGCTCGCGGGTGAGCGCGCGGACAAAACCATCGTCCGCCAGGGCGCCCCCGCGTGCGAGGTCGAGGCCGCCCTTTGGTTCAAAAACACCAAGCCGCTCGACGCGCTCCTCGCCGAATTCGACCTGCCCGCGTGCGACGACGGCGTGCTGATTCTCAAGCGCAGCCTGCCGCGGGAAAAGGCGCCGCGCATCACGGTCAACGGCGGGCTCGCCACGCTTGCCGCGCTCCAGCGCATCGGCGAGCGGTGGATCGATTTTCACGGCCCGAGCGAGCCGCGCCGCCTGCTCAAGGAATCCTGCCAGCTCGAACTCCTCGACCTCTTCGGGCGCACCGGCGGGCAGCTCGCCGCGTATCAGGAAAAGTATTACGCCTGGCGGGGCCTGCGCGACGAGCGCGAGCGCGTCGCGCAGGAGACGCGCCTTTCCGCCGACCAGATCAGTTTTCTCGAAACCCAGCTCGCCCGGCTCGACGCGCTCGAACTCGCCGCGGAGGCCGTCGAGACGCTGGAGCGCGATTTCCAGCGCCAGAACAGCGCGCGCGAATTGCTGGAGCTGGCCGCCGCCCTTTCCGAGGGGTTGAACGGCGAGGAGGGCGCGACCGCGCGCGTGGCCGCGCTGGTGCGCGAGGCGCGCCGGCTGGAGGCGCTCGACCCGGCGAGCAAGGCGCTCGCCGACCGGCTCGCGGCGGCCTCGGTGGAATTGTCCGACCTCGGCGCGGAGTTCGAGTCGCTCGGCGGCGAATACCAGTTCGACCCGGAGCAGGCGGAGGCGTTGCAGGAGAAGATGGACACCTGGCTGGAGGCGCGCCGCAAGCACGGCGGCGACCTGCCCTCCGTGCTTGCCGCGCGCGACGAGATGCGCCGGCGGCTGGAAATCCAGGGCGACATCGAAGGCGCGCTGGCGAAGCTCGATCAAGCCATCGCCGACGCCGCCCGCGAGATGACGAAAGCCGCGTCGGCCCTGCGCCTGGCACGGGAAAAGGTGGCGAAGGAACTGGCGAAAGCCGCCGCCAAGGGGATCGCGCAGCTCGGGTTCAGGAAGGCGGATTTTCAGGTGAAAATCGTTTCGCTGGCCGGACCCGGGCCGGCGGGCGATTGCGGATGCGAGTTTTTGTTCTCGCCGAACGTGGGCGAGGCCGTGCTGCCGTTGAACCGCGTGGCGTCGAGCGGCGAGCTTGCGCGCGTGATGCTGGCGTTGAAGACGGTGCTGGCCGGGCTCGACGGCGTGCCCGTGCTGGTGTTTGACGAGGTCGATGCCAACGTGGGCGGTGAAATCGGCCGCGTGGTGGGCGAAAAAATGGCCGGGCTGGCCGGCGGGCACCAGGTGTTTTGCGTCACGCACCTGCCGCAGGTGGCGGCGCAGGCCGCGAGCCATCTGGTGGTGACGAAGGACCAGTCGAAGGAACGCGTGCAGGTGCGCATCGAGGCCATCCATGAAAACCGCAAGGCCCGCGTGAGCGAACTCGCCCGCATGCTCGGCGACCGCGCCGCCAAAAGCGCGCTCGCGCACGCGGAGGAACTGCTGGGGAAAGGGTAG
- a CDS encoding tyrosine-type recombinase/integrase, giving the protein MKQKKSAFTIKPFKNRNSVISFRVAGWLLGERIRKNFKTREDAIAERAALELRQLQSQSNLRGASTFLTEAQLREAEAAFLRLEKARRPLTFYLDYALANYREPEAALKIADAVTTYMKARKEDVQQALIGKRQLRNIRLELTEFQRHFPTQTLAEAGTEALHAYIRRDDGALKTQNNRRGVLCAFFNHAVRKEWVGGNPVAKIPRNRIEHNRGSAEALTAERAAQLMAHVETVHDGAFVPFFALCLFAGIRPEGEISKLPAADVRLENSAITIEPWVSKVNMRRLITIQPNLAAWLKAYPLDEYPVIPPKDKMKSIAKKLTRIRRQFGIGHDVLRHTFISMHVGKFRSMGDTALQAGNSESIIRRHYLNVTTPQEAGAFFAIMPMLRAVPQAEPAPQAASAPEPASDPQNRLAA; this is encoded by the coding sequence ATGAAACAAAAAAAATCTGCCTTCACCATCAAGCCGTTCAAGAATCGCAACAGCGTGATTTCGTTCCGCGTGGCCGGCTGGTTGCTCGGCGAGCGCATCCGCAAGAACTTCAAGACCCGCGAGGACGCCATTGCAGAGCGCGCCGCGCTCGAACTGCGCCAGCTCCAGTCGCAATCCAACCTTCGAGGCGCGAGCACGTTTCTGACCGAGGCGCAGTTGCGCGAGGCGGAGGCCGCGTTTCTTAGGCTGGAGAAGGCACGGCGTCCGCTCACGTTCTACCTCGACTACGCGCTGGCCAATTACCGCGAGCCCGAGGCCGCATTGAAAATCGCCGATGCCGTCACGACTTACATGAAGGCGCGCAAGGAGGACGTGCAACAGGCGTTGATAGGCAAACGGCAGTTGCGGAACATCCGGCTGGAGCTGACGGAGTTCCAGCGGCATTTTCCGACGCAGACGCTTGCGGAGGCGGGCACGGAGGCATTGCACGCCTACATCCGGCGCGACGACGGGGCGCTGAAGACGCAGAACAACCGGCGCGGCGTGCTGTGCGCGTTTTTCAACCATGCGGTGCGCAAGGAATGGGTGGGCGGCAACCCGGTGGCCAAAATCCCGCGCAACCGCATCGAGCACAATCGCGGCAGCGCGGAGGCGCTGACGGCGGAGCGCGCCGCGCAACTCATGGCGCATGTGGAGACTGTCCACGACGGAGCATTCGTGCCGTTTTTCGCGTTGTGCCTGTTTGCCGGTATCCGGCCCGAGGGGGAGATTTCCAAGCTGCCCGCCGCCGACGTGCGCTTGGAAAACAGCGCCATCACCATCGAGCCGTGGGTGTCCAAGGTGAACATGCGCCGTCTCATCACCATCCAGCCAAATCTTGCCGCATGGCTCAAAGCCTATCCGCTGGACGAATACCCCGTCATTCCGCCCAAGGATAAAATGAAGAGCATCGCCAAAAAGCTCACGCGCATCCGCCGGCAGTTTGGCATCGGGCACGACGTGCTGAGGCACACGTTTATTTCGATGCATGTTGGAAAATTCCGCTCGATGGGCGACACGGCGTTGCAGGCGGGCAACTCGGAAAGCATCATCCGCCGCCATTACCTGAACGTGACCACCCCGCAGGAGGCCGGGGCATTCTTTGCCATCATGCCGATGCTTCGCGCCGTGCCGCAGGCGGAGCCAGCGCCGCAGGCAGCGAGTGCGCCCGAGCCCGCGTCCGACCCGCAAAACCGGCTCGCCGCATAA
- a CDS encoding MFS transporter: MNPNPPSLSRYAWFVLALLAPVALLNYMDRQMMAAMKYSLMGDVIGLDSEAKWGLLPAAFKWTYAFLSPLGGYIADRFSKKHVIVLSLFVWSAITWATGHAQTFEQLIWSRAIMGVSEAFYIPAALALIADFHTGPTRSRAVGIHQMAIYVGVMIGGFSGYVADSPGHGWRLAFDVAGVVGVCYAIPLFFLLKNPPRNDAEFPDKPSAARAITELLTNKYFIMMVLYFTLPALAGWVIKDWMPAILKHQFDIGQGKAGVSAALYVNIASLIGAVVGGILADRWMKRSIRGRIYISAIGMSCIIPALFGVGNAGTLLIAVAFLMLFGIGWGFFDCNNMPILCQIVRPELRATGYGIMNLVSISCGGFADWGFGAMRDRDVPINLIFTVFASVCVLSAAIVLLIKPNRKLVK; the protein is encoded by the coding sequence ATGAATCCCAACCCTCCCTCGCTCTCCCGTTACGCCTGGTTTGTCCTCGCGCTGCTCGCGCCGGTCGCGCTGCTCAACTACATGGACCGCCAGATGATGGCGGCGATGAAGTATTCGCTCATGGGCGACGTCATCGGGCTCGACTCGGAGGCGAAATGGGGGCTGCTGCCGGCGGCGTTCAAGTGGACCTACGCATTTCTCAGCCCGCTGGGCGGCTACATCGCGGACCGTTTCAGCAAAAAGCATGTCATCGTGCTGAGCCTGTTCGTGTGGTCGGCGATCACGTGGGCGACGGGGCATGCGCAGACTTTCGAGCAGCTCATATGGAGCCGCGCCATCATGGGCGTGAGCGAGGCGTTTTATATTCCCGCCGCGCTGGCGTTGATCGCGGACTTCCACACGGGGCCGACGCGGTCGCGCGCGGTGGGCATTCACCAGATGGCGATTTATGTCGGCGTCATGATCGGCGGCTTCAGCGGCTATGTGGCCGATTCGCCAGGCCACGGCTGGCGCCTGGCGTTCGACGTGGCGGGCGTCGTCGGCGTGTGCTATGCGATTCCGCTGTTTTTCCTCCTGAAAAATCCGCCGCGCAACGACGCGGAATTTCCTGACAAGCCGTCGGCCGCCCGCGCGATCACCGAGCTGCTGACCAACAAGTATTTTATCATGATGGTGCTTTATTTCACGCTGCCCGCGCTTGCGGGCTGGGTGATCAAGGACTGGATGCCCGCGATCCTGAAGCACCAGTTCGACATCGGCCAGGGCAAGGCCGGCGTGTCCGCCGCGCTCTACGTCAACATCGCCTCGCTCATCGGCGCGGTGGTGGGCGGCATCCTCGCCGACCGCTGGATGAAACGCAGCATCCGCGGGCGCATCTACATCAGCGCCATCGGCATGAGTTGCATCATCCCGGCGCTTTTCGGCGTGGGCAACGCCGGCACGCTGCTCATCGCGGTGGCGTTTCTCATGCTGTTCGGCATCGGCTGGGGTTTCTTTGACTGCAACAACATGCCCATCCTCTGCCAGATCGTGCGTCCCGAACTGCGGGCGACCGGCTACGGCATCATGAACCTGGTCAGCATCAGTTGCGGCGGCTTCGCCGACTGGGGCTTTGGCGCGATGCGCGACCGGGACGTGCCCATCAATCTCATCTTCACCGTGTTTGCCTCCGTATGCGTGCTTTCGGCCGCGATTGTGCTGCTGATCAAGCCGAACCGGAAACTGGTGAAGTAG
- a CDS encoding helix-turn-helix domain-containing protein yields the protein MNSTSTAPTTPAPAPAQTRAHPALTDINGLRLSGIFPQGREPSVRTLREWTRARRIPHHRVGHFVYYDLAEVSAHIRTRLFVPARG from the coding sequence ATGAACTCCACCTCCACTGCTCCCACCACGCCAGCACCAGCCCCCGCGCAAACGCGCGCGCATCCCGCGCTCACGGACATCAACGGCCTGCGCCTCAGCGGAATTTTTCCGCAGGGGCGCGAGCCGTCCGTGCGCACGCTGCGCGAATGGACGCGCGCCCGCCGCATCCCGCATCACCGCGTCGGGCATTTTGTATATTACGACCTCGCCGAGGTCTCCGCGCATATCCGCACCCGGCTGTTCGTGCCCGCGCGCGGATAA
- a CDS encoding helix-turn-helix domain-containing protein → MPAFKTSPDPPYEHHDIIPDGFVVFHGLLPAQCLCEIAGERHRLIVMPEEKSEAQIEWHNNKDGGGGVITACGQRVIFLHRQADFSLVWKQEATLLWFHVNDDMLRWRDTAGKHLGKAGHSPLWELARHDCAIMGLIRQFMAGDRSQSPVFPVDYFEHTGASLTFLLIDALAHEKESKAAPATLDAEQLRRILDHIDKNLDDKIEAGTLAGVARLSVTHFKRLFKATTGMTAGDYISRERIHKAQALLRQGDMTVADVAACCGFCDQGYMDRCFRRFCRCSPRDFLPKGRIVRKNGPDVQAKPGKTGHNGGTF, encoded by the coding sequence ATGCCTGCCTTCAAAACCTCCCCGGACCCGCCCTATGAGCACCACGACATTATCCCAGACGGATTTGTTGTTTTTCACGGACTGCTGCCCGCGCAGTGTTTGTGCGAGATAGCAGGAGAGCGCCACCGGCTCATTGTGATGCCCGAGGAAAAGTCCGAGGCGCAAATCGAATGGCATAACAATAAGGACGGCGGCGGCGGTGTCATCACCGCCTGCGGGCAGCGCGTGATTTTCCTGCACCGGCAGGCCGACTTTTCGCTCGTTTGGAAACAGGAGGCGACATTGCTCTGGTTTCATGTGAACGACGACATGCTGCGATGGCGGGACACAGCGGGAAAACATCTTGGCAAGGCCGGACACAGCCCGCTTTGGGAACTGGCGAGGCATGACTGCGCCATCATGGGTTTGATCCGCCAGTTCATGGCGGGCGACCGCAGCCAAAGCCCGGTCTTCCCGGTCGATTATTTTGAGCATACCGGCGCATCCCTGACCTTCCTCTTGATTGACGCGCTGGCGCATGAAAAGGAAAGCAAGGCCGCGCCCGCGACGCTGGACGCGGAGCAGTTGCGGCGCATCCTGGATCACATCGACAAAAATCTCGATGACAAGATTGAGGCCGGGACGCTGGCGGGCGTCGCGCGCCTGAGCGTCACGCATTTCAAACGGCTGTTCAAGGCCACCACCGGCATGACGGCGGGCGACTACATATCCAGAGAACGGATACACAAAGCGCAGGCGCTGCTCCGGCAGGGGGACATGACCGTCGCGGATGTGGCCGCGTGCTGCGGCTTTTGCGACCAAGGCTATATGGACCGTTGTTTTCGGCGTTTCTGCCGGTGCTCGCCGCGCGATTTTTTGCCGAAAGGTCGGATTGTCCGCAAAAATGGTCCGGATGTCCAAGCCAAGCCCGGAAAAACCGGGCATAATGGCGGCACATTTTGA